One part of the Paraglaciecola sp. L3A3 genome encodes these proteins:
- the rng gene encoding ribonuclease G, whose translation MSAELLINVTPSESRVALIENGILQEIHIERHTKRGLVGNIYRGKVSRVLPGMQAAFVDIGLDKAAFLHASDIAIHSEIEEEINSNHIEKQDIRELVRDGQNIVVQVVKDQIGTKGARLTTDITIPSRYLVFMPSVEHVGVSQRIEDEAERERLKGLVQDFCSENGGFILRTAAEGVKAQELTQDADFLRRLWDKIRSRMKNKSHILYEDLPLARRVLRDFVGTELDRIRIDSKLSFNELQQFTKEYAPELNKLLEYYPGDRPIFDLYDVENEAQRSLERRVDLKSGGYLIIDQTEAMTTIDINTGAFVGHRNLEETIFNTNIEATQAIARQLRLRNLGGMILIDFIDMSDADHKRRVMHSLEVASSKDRAKINIHGFTQLGLIEMTRKRTRESLEHILCGECPVCKGRGSVKTVETVCFEIMREIVRVNRAYDADKFVVYASPAVVEALLGEESHMLAELEMFVTKQIKVHTEALYSQDKFDVVMM comes from the coding sequence ATGAGTGCTGAATTATTAATTAATGTTACACCGTCTGAATCTAGAGTGGCATTAATCGAAAATGGAATTTTGCAAGAAATTCATATTGAAAGACATACCAAGCGTGGTTTAGTAGGTAATATTTATCGAGGCAAAGTCAGTCGAGTTTTACCTGGTATGCAGGCGGCGTTTGTCGATATCGGTCTAGACAAAGCGGCCTTTTTACATGCATCGGATATTGCTATACATAGTGAAATAGAAGAAGAAATTAATTCTAATCATATTGAAAAGCAAGATATACGAGAGTTAGTCAGAGACGGTCAGAACATTGTTGTACAAGTAGTAAAAGATCAAATAGGCACAAAAGGTGCGAGATTAACTACTGACATAACTATTCCCTCTCGATATCTGGTGTTTATGCCTAGTGTAGAACATGTAGGTGTGTCGCAAAGAATTGAAGATGAAGCAGAAAGAGAGCGTTTAAAAGGGCTAGTTCAAGACTTTTGTAGCGAAAATGGCGGTTTTATTTTACGCACAGCCGCTGAAGGAGTGAAAGCCCAAGAGCTGACACAAGACGCAGATTTTCTAAGGCGCTTGTGGGATAAAATACGTTCAAGAATGAAAAATAAATCTCATATTTTGTACGAAGATTTACCTTTAGCTAGACGGGTTTTACGAGATTTTGTGGGGACCGAACTTGATAGAATACGTATCGATTCGAAGTTGTCCTTTAATGAATTACAACAATTCACTAAAGAATACGCTCCCGAGCTAAATAAGTTATTGGAATATTACCCAGGTGATAGACCTATTTTTGATCTGTATGACGTTGAAAATGAAGCTCAACGTTCATTAGAAAGACGAGTTGATTTAAAATCTGGTGGCTATTTGATCATAGATCAAACTGAAGCTATGACTACAATTGATATTAATACTGGGGCATTTGTTGGGCATCGAAATTTAGAAGAAACCATTTTTAATACCAACATTGAAGCGACTCAAGCTATTGCTAGACAGCTTAGGTTACGTAATTTGGGTGGCATGATATTAATCGACTTTATTGATATGTCGGATGCCGACCATAAAAGACGTGTAATGCACAGCTTAGAGGTCGCATCTAGTAAAGATCGAGCTAAAATTAATATTCATGGCTTTACTCAACTGGGTTTAATTGAAATGACCCGCAAACGTACCCGTGAAAGTTTAGAGCATATTTTGTGTGGTGAGTGCCCGGTTTGTAAAGGTAGAGGGTCAGTCAAAACAGTTGAGACTGTTTGTTTCGAAATCATGCGTGAAATTGTTCGAGTTAACCGCGCTTACGATGCAGATAAATTTGTAGTATATGCCTCACCAGCAGTAGTTGAAGCACTGTTAGGTGAAGAATCTCATATGTTGGCTGAGTTAGAAATGTTTGTCACTAAACAAATTAAAGTACATACAGAAGCTTTATATAGCCAAGATAAATTTGATGTAGTTATGATGTAA
- a CDS encoding YhdP family protein, which produces MKKESKSASFYVAYVIKKLWALVALSLVVIAVTLSVVRYSLPYMNEQKHYLEDWLSAQVGTQIVIGEITAKWQGVGPAIVLRDVQLANNDKLPIKLSIAETAIEVDFWESILAKQIQSNKFDLNGLELTIDLASIEQEEAEAPIIDALEELFLQQLQLFSISNSKIIIDTPHDQQVVVIDQVSWVNKGLHHQGVGQLQIEDIAKNSASFILDLHGDEKELTGTFFAKGEEVDLSPWVEQWLVTPHELVESRGSFVMWATIGQQSVQSIQLDLSNSRFKWNTTQGEVTAAVLGGQISANPQQANWLFNLDNLTLQINDQVVVTNWLGKLDKTGSLVIQNKHSVSLAPILTLSPLLLDGAAVAFINSLQPEAKLNTFVMSRSVSGELAIKAALTDIQWQQTSMLPRMQGLNADLNWFNNEGKLAVKSKAGTLVIDKLLTHDIEYQRFFADFYFQTGQQGFSISSENALFKSDLVSFSPSLFYDSESDFLSFSAKLDAIDVTNLPKLYPIELMGQETRAYLIESLNSGTISSGDILWHGELSSFPFEQNQGVFQVGLEVKNGDFKFSPDWPALTELDVSVLFENQSLSLASTKGKLLDVDLTELAANIPTLSHAAVLTIEAKAQAQGPQVTELMLQSSLADTLGLTLQKVQVRGALRTDLNLHIPLTGKGVVVEGQAYLSKNQVSIVDLGLTLEKAKGKIQFVNDEINFKGLNALLLQQKVAVDFSGSQQEQGYQTDIKVNGDWQITPLLEKNYPDVMPYLSGQSVWSAQVALTLLTNGYVYNAEITTNLKDLVSTLPTPFAKNSGRLLPLKVSSQGNQQASSVKVTLGDEVQFNGNLPHQDMQFSRAHLDIGETDLVGMGLGFSISANLPELDISQWYQVIGSIITEETQQGTPLLEAPKRIFLDADNVLFAGQKLTDFNMVAKNTSDAWLLDVNAKQARMEVVIYKDWLSKGINVNADYIQLTEWQTNDSENENLFVPERESMPPISFSCARCSYLDSQLGKIDINLSRSSTGMKIDNVRLNNGDGLFNGTGDWFLIKGKSSTRLKGEFSSSDFGAFLKGFNFDSGIKDSEASSKFDLSWQNAPYEFNFESLNGAVDWHLSDGYLTEVTDKGSRIFSLLSLESLVRKLTLDFRDVFAKGFFYDKIDGSFQVKNGVADTRDTVVDGGAGEITMRGYTDLTAKQLNYHIEFAPKVTSSLPVIVAWMVNPATALAALAIDQVLTSAKVISNIKFSLTGTLDDPVLTELGRDSKEVSLPARAKPEVAPKSQLLEQSLQQPVTIQVPDEDSING; this is translated from the coding sequence GTGAAAAAAGAGTCGAAGTCAGCGTCATTTTATGTCGCCTATGTGATCAAAAAGCTTTGGGCCCTTGTTGCCTTGAGCTTAGTTGTGATTGCGGTGACTTTAAGTGTCGTGCGTTATTCTTTGCCTTACATGAATGAACAAAAACACTATTTAGAAGATTGGTTATCTGCACAAGTCGGCACACAAATTGTTATTGGTGAAATTACTGCTAAATGGCAAGGGGTAGGGCCTGCTATTGTACTTCGTGATGTGCAACTTGCCAATAATGATAAGTTACCTATAAAGCTGAGTATTGCTGAAACCGCCATCGAAGTGGATTTTTGGGAATCGATACTTGCCAAGCAAATACAGTCGAATAAATTCGATCTAAATGGATTAGAGCTAACCATAGATCTGGCTTCAATAGAACAAGAAGAAGCAGAAGCTCCAATTATTGATGCTCTCGAAGAATTATTTTTACAACAACTACAGTTATTCTCAATTAGTAACAGCAAAATTATTATTGATACTCCTCATGATCAACAAGTTGTCGTTATTGACCAAGTGTCTTGGGTCAACAAAGGTTTACATCATCAAGGTGTTGGTCAATTACAGATTGAAGATATAGCCAAAAATTCTGCATCTTTTATTCTGGATTTACATGGTGATGAGAAAGAGCTGACCGGCACTTTCTTTGCTAAAGGAGAAGAAGTCGATTTATCTCCTTGGGTAGAACAATGGTTGGTGACACCTCATGAGTTAGTAGAAAGCCGTGGCAGTTTTGTGATGTGGGCAACGATCGGACAGCAAAGTGTGCAGTCTATCCAATTAGATTTATCTAATAGCCGTTTTAAATGGAATACCACTCAAGGTGAAGTTACTGCAGCAGTTTTAGGTGGGCAAATTAGTGCTAATCCTCAACAAGCTAACTGGTTATTTAATTTGGATAACCTGACCCTGCAAATTAATGATCAGGTTGTCGTCACAAACTGGTTAGGTAAGCTTGATAAAACTGGTTCTCTGGTAATTCAAAATAAGCATAGTGTCAGTCTTGCGCCTATATTAACTTTATCGCCTTTATTACTTGACGGTGCTGCAGTCGCATTTATCAACAGTCTGCAACCTGAAGCCAAACTTAATACTTTTGTGATGAGTCGTTCTGTCAGTGGTGAGCTTGCGATTAAAGCGGCATTGACTGATATTCAATGGCAACAAACATCTATGTTACCTAGGATGCAGGGACTTAATGCCGACTTGAACTGGTTTAATAATGAAGGCAAATTGGCTGTTAAAAGTAAAGCTGGCACTTTAGTAATAGATAAGCTATTAACCCATGATATTGAGTACCAACGATTTTTTGCTGACTTTTATTTCCAGACTGGGCAGCAAGGCTTTTCAATATCATCTGAGAATGCACTATTTAAAAGTGATTTAGTGAGTTTTAGTCCCAGTTTATTCTACGACAGTGAGAGTGACTTTTTATCTTTTAGCGCAAAACTAGATGCGATAGATGTTACCAATTTGCCAAAATTATACCCAATAGAATTAATGGGGCAAGAAACCAGAGCTTACCTGATTGAGTCATTAAATAGCGGTACTATTTCCAGTGGCGATATACTCTGGCATGGAGAATTAAGTTCATTTCCATTTGAGCAAAATCAGGGGGTTTTTCAAGTTGGACTTGAGGTGAAGAATGGAGATTTTAAATTTTCACCTGACTGGCCTGCACTGACCGAACTTGATGTTTCAGTTTTGTTTGAAAATCAAAGTTTATCGTTAGCTAGTACTAAAGGAAAATTATTAGATGTAGATCTAACAGAGTTAGCGGCAAATATTCCCACTTTAAGTCATGCTGCTGTTTTAACTATTGAGGCGAAAGCACAAGCACAAGGGCCGCAAGTTACCGAACTGATGTTGCAGTCTAGTTTGGCTGACACTTTAGGCCTAACGTTACAAAAGGTTCAAGTAAGAGGCGCTCTGCGTACAGATTTAAATTTGCATATTCCTTTAACGGGTAAAGGTGTGGTGGTAGAAGGTCAAGCGTACTTATCAAAAAATCAAGTCTCGATTGTCGATCTCGGCCTAACATTAGAAAAAGCTAAAGGTAAGATACAATTTGTTAATGATGAAATTAATTTCAAAGGTCTTAACGCTTTATTATTACAGCAAAAAGTGGCCGTAGACTTTTCTGGTTCGCAACAAGAGCAAGGATATCAAACAGATATTAAAGTGAATGGCGACTGGCAAATAACACCCTTATTAGAAAAAAATTATCCTGATGTAATGCCATATTTATCTGGGCAAAGTGTATGGAGCGCCCAAGTTGCATTAACTCTTCTGACTAACGGTTACGTTTATAATGCTGAGATTACGACTAATTTAAAAGATTTAGTTTCAACCCTACCCACACCATTTGCAAAGAATAGCGGGCGGTTATTACCCTTGAAGGTTAGTAGTCAAGGAAACCAACAAGCATCATCGGTTAAAGTTACCTTAGGAGATGAAGTACAGTTTAACGGTAATTTGCCCCATCAAGATATGCAATTTTCTAGAGCTCATTTAGATATAGGTGAAACTGATTTGGTGGGCATGGGCTTAGGTTTTAGTATTTCAGCAAATTTACCTGAGTTAGATATTAGCCAATGGTATCAGGTAATTGGCAGCATAATTACCGAAGAAACACAGCAAGGTACTCCTTTATTAGAAGCTCCAAAACGAATTTTTCTCGATGCAGACAATGTCTTGTTTGCTGGGCAAAAGTTAACTGATTTTAACATGGTGGCCAAAAATACTAGTGATGCTTGGTTATTAGATGTCAATGCTAAGCAGGCCCGTATGGAAGTGGTCATATATAAAGATTGGTTGAGTAAAGGGATCAACGTTAATGCTGATTATATTCAGTTAACTGAATGGCAAACTAATGACTCAGAAAATGAAAATCTATTTGTGCCAGAACGTGAGTCTATGCCGCCTATTAGCTTCTCTTGTGCTCGTTGTAGCTACTTAGATAGTCAACTTGGGAAAATAGACATTAACCTCTCCAGATCAAGTACAGGTATGAAAATTGACAATGTTAGATTGAATAATGGTGATGGTTTATTCAATGGCACAGGCGATTGGTTTTTAATCAAAGGGAAAAGTAGCACACGTCTAAAAGGTGAGTTTAGTAGTTCTGACTTTGGTGCTTTTCTTAAAGGCTTTAATTTTGACTCAGGGATTAAAGATTCTGAAGCATCTTCTAAGTTTGATTTAAGTTGGCAAAACGCGCCATACGAATTTAATTTTGAGTCTTTGAATGGCGCGGTTGATTGGCACTTAAGTGATGGTTATCTAACAGAAGTAACAGATAAAGGTTCTCGCATATTTAGTTTATTAAGTCTTGAATCTTTAGTCAGGAAATTAACTTTAGATTTTAGGGATGTATTCGCCAAAGGCTTCTTTTACGATAAAATTGATGGCAGTTTTCAAGTGAAAAATGGTGTTGCTGATACACGGGATACTGTAGTCGACGGTGGAGCAGGCGAAATTACTATGAGGGGATATACAGATCTCACCGCCAAACAGCTTAACTATCACATAGAGTTTGCTCCTAAAGTGACTTCGAGCTTACCTGTGATAGTTGCGTGGATGGTCAACCCTGCTACGGCTCTAGCGGCTTTAGCTATCGATCAAGTATTAACTTCTGCGAAGGTTATTTCGAATATCA